From the genome of Bordetella sp. H567, one region includes:
- the rpsO gene encoding 30S ribosomal protein S15: MSVADIKKSDIVAQFQRAQGDTGSPEVQVALLTARINELTGHFKEHIKDHHSRRGLLRMVSRRRKLLDYLKGRNPDAYRALIEKLGLRK, encoded by the coding sequence ATGTCCGTAGCTGACATCAAAAAGTCCGATATCGTCGCGCAATTCCAGCGCGCTCAAGGCGATACCGGCTCCCCCGAAGTCCAAGTGGCGCTGCTTACCGCTCGCATCAACGAGCTTACTGGTCACTTCAAGGAACACATCAAGGACCACCATTCGCGCCGCGGTCTGCTGCGCATGGTCAGCCGCCGCCGCAAACTGCTCGACTACCTCAAGGGTCGCAACCCCGATGCTTATCGCGCTCTGATCGAAAAACTCGGTCTGCGCAAGTGA